CCGAACAAGGTAGCAATTCCGGCAGCTGAACCAGCCAGTGTTGTGGTCACTGCTGTGCGGCCCACGGCGGTCCAGTTACCTTGGTCGGTAGTGGTTGGGTAGGAGACGAGGATTTTGTCGAATGAACCTGGGTTGAACCCAAACCACCCGAACCACAGCAAGAATGTGCCAAGCACCACTAGAGTGGCGTTGTGACCTCGCATGGGTACGGGTTTACCAAATGCATCAAACCGCCCGACCCGTGGGCCTTCAATGAAGGCACCCCATAATCCGGCGATTCCGCCCACTAAATGGACAACGCCGCTTCCGGCGAAGTCGATTGCGCCGGAACCAAACAGGAGGTTGCTCGAGCTGGGGCTGAGCCACCCGTTGGAAGACCAGAGCCAGTGGACCACGACAGGATAGACAAAGCCAGTGAGGAAGAAGGAGAAGATCAGATAGGCGCTGAACTGGGTGCGTTCAGCGATGGAGCCGCTGGTGATGCCAGCCACGGCTATGGCGAAAGCCCACTGGTAGAGGAAGTAGCTGTAGTCGTAGGTGGAATTAGGGATGTCTTTGAGAGCGAAATAGTCGGTGCCAATGAAGGGGTTGGAGGCGGAGCCAGAGCCAAAGGCAAAGGCGAAGCCAAAGAAGTAGTAGGAGATGCTGCCGACGACGGCGTCGACCACATTGGTGAGCATGATGTTCATGGCGTTCTTGGCTCGGACTGAGCCAGCACAGAGCATGGCAAACCCAAGCTGCATCACAAAGACCAAGTAAGCTGAAAAGAGAAGATAAACCGTATTGATGGAATCTGTAACACTTGCTTCCCATGAGACCTCCATCACtgtttgagagagagagaggaaaatgGCTGGTCAATACATTTGAATGGTTGGATAGGTAGGGGATAGAGGAGTAAGGAAGAAGATGGTTGGATAGGTACATTTGAATGGTAGTTAATACTTCTTTTGAACTGTATGTGGACCGGTAAAGCAAGACTCAAAACGGCGTCGTTCTTAGGTTTAGGTTTGAAAGGATTGGTCGAGGCTCGTCCACGGGCCACACGTTCCTGCTAACCTTCTTGCTGTTCTTTCagacccaaaaaaaataaagaaataaaagaataataaaattacccaaaaaaagaaaaaataaaagaagaaaaagcaaaaagtgAAGAAGATATTACAACTGGTTACAACTTACAAGCAAAATGCTTCCAATTCTAGTAAAAAAAGTATCATTTGGACAAAGGCACTATTTAAATGTTAGGTACCATATTTAAAAGTTAGGTATGCCATTAATTTCTCTAGTCATTCTTCCATTCTttccattaataaaaaaaaattagaacagATAATTACTTAAGATATCATTATCATTGATTCCTATCATCTTTTCGAATCTGAATCTTATTCATAACCGTAGACTAAGAAAAGCCTGGTTAACGAGGGACATTTTTCTATACCTATATGATCATTTTTCCACGCCTCTCATGGATAGTGGGACAATACAATgactttataaataaagaaatgctTCCCCATAAGCAAGAGAAAAGCTAAAAATTATGCAATGGAACAGCCGAGTCTGAATCAGAAGTGTACCCACTTGATCCAACACAAATGTGTGGAAGAAGTCCCTAATGAGATAGCCATCCATCTCAGTGATTTGAGTATCATGAAAGGCTAGAAGCCCTTTTAATTTTGGGTGTCACTGACCTATCGTTCTGTTTGATAGATGGACCTACTACATACATGAATATAAAGTTTAGAAGAATGATACACGTATAATAGTGGAAGAGCTGGAGCTTGTATATACAGGTATTCCTGAAGTGGAATCATTGGGTTTCTACGTACTTCTTGTAATCTGGCCCCATAGTTCTGCTAGTGAGTGAAGGTCTCATTGTGACAATGGCAGAGTCGTTGGCCCCGGCTCTTAGAGCAGCCTTTCCAGCTTCCAGAAACCTTCTCACTGCATCCTCTGCATACCGGTTGGCTTCACCCACAGTCATGCTTTTGCCAATGTATGGGTAGGTATTCAGGACATAATCACCATTTAGCTGGGATGCAAGCTGGATCAGTTCGACTTGGAATTCAGAGAGGCTCAAATCTTCATTTGGTCCCCGTGGCCTCAGTGGTGTTGTTATCTCCGGAAGTGTTTCTATACAATCAGCCAGGTAACAGAGTTGATCTtgaatatttgatgatatagattaacagaaaataaaacagaactgtgtgacaaaataatatcaaatcaAAGCATGTTAACCATGCATCTTAATCTTGGGTCCTTAGTGTCACATCTAGGAGACGTGTACCATTCCAAATCTATTGAGAGATGATTTGACTTTGGAGATTAATAGCCAACAAATTCTGGTGAAAAAATAACCATGGACCATCCTTTCAACAGCTCTGTACGCTATCTATATCATTGACATTAATAGGGTAAAACTAAAACTCTCGTTCCTTTGTAACCTTAGGATTTTATCTCAAATATTATTCTCGCAAAGGATTCAGGATATGATTGCAGATGCCAACTGCAAGATCCGAAGCAAGGACCAAGTAAGGGAATTGGTGAAGAATAACTACTATAACAGTACTTAGATGTGTCAACATCATCTATAATAGGGCACTAAGGTACATATCATGAAGCCTTAGCTAGCAAACTAATATGGAAACTTTTTATAGTCTGTGAACAATATGCAGCTCATTAGGTGCTTATTAAGGGAATTGATATGAACCTGGGCAATCATCACGAGGAGTGTCACGGAAGTAGAAATAATTCTCAAAAGTTCCAGCCCATGCATCCCTCTTAGTCAGGAAATTTGACTTCAGATTGAAAAGCTTCTTTACAGTTGCAGGGATGGAAGAGTGTTCAAACTGTGAATGTGGGGTTGGCCCAGTTGGCTCATGAATCACTGCACCAAACAATAGAGTCAATCTGCAAGTGGGAGGACTCAAATCCAAAAACATAGTAAAAGTAGAACAGTTATGAAGTTACACGGTGAAGTAATTTTCAGAATGTACAAAATATGCATCCCCTGCAAGTTTGGAACTTTAAACAGTACCAATGAAATAGAAGCAGCACCAAAATAATGATCAAAAGAAAACAGCCAGAGATTTTGTTCCTCAACTTGTAATCAAATGGGTGGCAAACTCCTATGCATCATGCCTGAACATGATCCAACCTGATTTTGGAACTGATTTGCTTGCACGAGCCTTGGTCAGTCAAGAAGGTTGGACAAGGGACAATAAATCACTTTGGGTTCAGGTAAAATAGAATGCAGGGTTATACTAGTTGAGCAACCTGGTTGAGTTTTGAGCAGGAACACTGTTTTCACCCAGTTTTCCCAATACATGGGATGGcccaaaaaaacataaagacgtcACACTGGTGATTCACATCTTGGAACACTGACAATAATAACTGATAAAACAACCATGGAAAGGAATTATTTTCATAAGTCTGAGATGAGACTAAAATCTGAAGTTAATTTTCTATGCAACCCTTTCTTCCTTCAATAATTGTTGTTATTGCAAGTTATGGCCAGACAATGGCAGGGATTTTGATGCATGCTCTCCTTCCACTGCTTGGTTCCCTGGGACTTGAATGTAAGACTTATTTTGTGGTGAGCTCAAGGTTGAGGCAGGATTAATTTTGTGAAGAGTATTGACAGCCACATCTTTTTGGAACCCTTTCTCCAGATAGATAATAAGAGGGATGCCAGATACAATTATTTTTCCTCTGCAAGAAATTACAGAGGTTACTTCCTTTTTGGATTTTATGGAAGCTGACACATCTCAACctgtaatgtttttttttgttttttgataagtaCATCTCAACCTGTAATGTTAATGCATGATTGATTCTTAATCTCCAATACCATGCAACTAAAGGGTTACCAAATTTAAGAAACAAGTACAATGTATGTCCCATATGGATAGCATGATGACTCATTTGCAGTCCTTCACAACTAAACCAGACAATAAGAAACCATTAATCACAAGTGCTCAAAGCTAAACTGCAAAATCAATATTAAATGTTCCTTAACTGTCTCACAAATATTATAGCTTACTTAAAGCTACTTTGTTATTACTTCTATTAGACaatcaattttccaaaaaagttGAGTTTGTAGGATTTTAGCCCCACAACGTATATCATGCATTCTAACACCCACCCTCTAGATGTGAACTTAATAAATTGAGGAAATAAAGCAGCTTTGTTTAGGCTTAATAAATTGTGAAAACAAACATGTAGTGACATTCAGACATACGACTTCTCCTTACACGAGGCTCTAATACTGTATTAGATAACCAATTTTCCCAAAAGCTTAAGACTATAGGATTTGGGCCTACAATGTATATCAAGCACTATAGGATTCACATCTTGGAACACTGACAATAATAACTGGTAATTCCAAGTAAGGAAGGCATTATGGCAATTGGCAACCAAGGCCACATCAAGACTGAAGGAAAGGCACATACTGGACATGGATTATTTCACCAGGAAGCTGATCTAAGCAAATTAACCTAGAACCCCTTTATAAAGTTGTGAGAACAAACTGCAAATGGTGCTCAATTCAAACAAGTAAGGCTAGGATTTTATTAAGATAACTACTTGAACCCTGTGTTGCACTTCTTCAAACTATTTCCATACCATCAGATGCTCAACCCTTCAGAAGCACGACATAGGGTTCCACCTCCTTAATGGACAGTGCAATTAAACCCAAATCCCAGTGTCAATGGCTGCAAGTCACTCTCTAAACAATTTTCTACCTAATATAGCTGGGTTCCCTACTTCGTTACATGGAACATCCATATAATTCCATCTACTTCCACCATAGTATTCCATTTAAGTCTAGGGGAAACCAGATACTGCTGGCACATCACCATGCAAGATTGTCTGTGCTGTCCAAATGTAGAGGACAAGCAGACAACCTTTTCTCATGGCTTTGCCCCACAAGCATAGTCCTCTGGCATTTCCCTAAAGTGTCGGAGTCTGCTATCAAGCAGCTGAACCTCCACCGAAATTGTTGATCCTTGACAATATTCATACAAAGGGGACCAACTGAAAGTTACTAGAAGTACCCCCAGGAAAATATGGTTACCATAACATTAAGCAAGAGGTTTGGTCTCTTCTGTTATTCCTCCACAGGATTCTACAATCATCTCTCTCCCCACAGCCGCAGACTAAGCCTACCCCGACATGCCATGCATGTAACCTTATACtatatcaaattccatttcACAACCTATACTTAGGAAATCCAAAGGAGCCATTCAATTTACTCTAAACCTAACTGTCTGCCCATCTGATCAAACAAGCACAAGGCCTGCAATATAACTACCGAAGAACCTCACATCTATGAGAAAACCATAATTCTAGAATAAATTACCAGttttctactaaaaaaaattgccaTCAAATACTCAATGAGAAATAATATTACCAGGCAAATCACCAAGAAATGCGGCTAATGCATAACTTTAAACcacaataaagaaaataaaccaataatcaAGAAGCagtccaaagaaaaaaaaactcaccagTGCCCTTCTCAATCCATGGTGAGACCAGTATGGTGGGAACCCGAACACCCAACCGATCAAACCGAAAATAAAAAGGATCAGGCCCAATGATCCCATCTGGGTTTGGGACACCAGATACAGGGGTGGGCACATGATCATAGAACCCACCATGCTCATCATATGTGATCAACAATGCCATCTCCTTCCACTGAGGGCTAGAACGCAGAATCTCATAAACCTCCTTCACAAACTTCTGCCCAATGGCCACATCGTGTGATGGGTGATCATCATTCGCCGGAAACTCCTTCACATCGAAGTACCGCTGCTCTATCACCACATAATTCGGAAGCTTACCCCTCTTAGCATGCAATTTGAACTTTAATGCATAGTCATGAAACCTAGTCACGTGCTTCAGCTTCCTCAAGCTCTTGAAGAACAGTGTTGCAGGGATGTTCTGGTAATAAATCCCAAAGGAGAGGTCATTTTCGTCCAACGAATCGAAAATCGTCCTCTGTGGAAACCCATGGATGAGGTCTTTCCGTACATTGCTCGTCGCACCGTGCGACGTCGCTGAGTGGACGTAGAACCGGTTCGGCTGAGTCGACGCCGGAACCGCCGCGAACCAGCGGTCGAACACCGCGAACTCGTTCGCCAGCGCAGTGTAAACCGGCAGAACCGCCGGCTTGAACCCGCTCATAACGGTTTTCGACAAACCCTCACTCATGTTCTTCGCCTGCTGCGCGAACCCGCTCATCGGAGCCGGATTCTGGAACCAATCCCCCGTGCCGAACACCTGTTCACGAATTGCCTGAAACGAGTGGCCTGGGTCGGAGTCCACGAACAGAGCATCATCGGAGACCCAAATTTCTGGCGAGTCTGGGTCAGAGGCGTTAACTCGGTTCGATTCTTTCCCCGTTAGACCATCGATTTCGGGTCGAGCCGATTTGAGCCAACCGAGAACGTGATCGAAGGAGCGATTCTCCATGACCAGTACCACGAGGGTTTTGATGGGGCCATGGATTTTGTATTTTCCGTGTATGTTGAAGTCGAGAGACTCTGAAGAAAAAACCAGGTAGAGGAGGACGACGGCAGCTAAGAGGGCCCGCCTGGAGGCCATGGCATGAGACTATTTGACTGGACGACCGGCGATCAGAGGAAGGGCATAGTGGTCTTTTCGAAGAAAAATAACAGCAGCGAGTTGGTCGTATCACGGTAACGTAGAAGACAACAATTGCCGGCAGGAAACTTTGCTTTGGGTTTGCGAATTTTTTTAAACCTCGATCACTGTGCACGTGGCATCTTCGTGTAACCTTAAACAAGGAATCTCTATCCCTCATGACGAATATCCTTCCTTagttttacttatttatttcttaaatcttaatgtaatttttttattttaaatacaggtacttatattatatatttgtttaaatattaaattttaaaaaagagttaTTTATTCCTCTAAAAGCTTATTCATTCCAAATAAGTCaactataaattatattattgtaaGTTCAGAAGGATAAAATCTTagttatcaaatattaaattaataatattatatatataggatatatcaaatattaaattatattcaaGAGTTAAaagtgatatttgttttttaatcaaataaataaaatcaaaatattcgattttttatattcaacgaccaacataattaaaataaatttgttatcaCTATGTTCAATTTAAGGTATCAATCCGAATACTTTGATAATAAGTTTGCAATGATGCCAATAGGTGATAATTTTATGGGCATAAAGGCTACTTTGACTCCAAACTCAAGTTCCTTTCATTCATAATCAAGAAGGGTTCATTAAGAACAGTAACAAAAACATGTGTTCCTCAATTTAAGATTAAGACTTCATCATGGATTTGCTCAACAACAAAAAGAGCAAGCCAAGCTTAGAAGTTGGATCAAAAAGTAGACTGCATCTGGGTTTGAGATTGCCCCATTATACCATTCAAGAAGGAAGATCTGTTTATCCCAGTCTCTAAGGGTTTAATCTGGAGGGCACACGCCTTAGAATAGGTGAACGCCTCTCTTTAGCTTGTTCTGTCGCCATTTGGGAAGTTTGTAGAAGGCTGTTTTTGTCATCCCAAATATCTGCTGGAACTCCTCTTCTGACAAATATGCCTGCAAACAACCAAAAATGGAGATATAGCTTTTGTTAAAAGATTGAGCTAGAATCTGAAATTTGTATGGATGGTGAAAGCCATGGCATTCAATCATAGCAACATGTGCATAGTTTTTGGGTACTTGTGATGGCGGCTCATAAGAACAGGGAAAGAATTCAGAAGGCTAGCATGGAGCAAATATTCCTTTGAGGCTGTTCAGAAGACTGAATTGTCTAAAGAGAATATAGCAAGGGATACCTCTCTTTTGGTCACATCTATGCCTGTTGTTACTGGGTCATCAGCCATGACTTTTAAACGCTCATATGGGAAGATTAGCAAGTTAACATCAATCTTAACTCCATCAATCTGATCAAGGCCTACATTCTCAGAAGGGGAGCTTGGCACAACTGCTGCAGGCCGTGGGGGTACTGGTGACCCATCtgcaaagaaaatatttcatgAAAGCTAGGTTGGTaattaataaagaaagaaaaaggaaaaagtaaaacacccataagaaaaaaaaaatggtgtacAAACAGCGAAATAAGTCATCCTCGGAACAATAGTGTTATTGCTGAAAAATGCTCGAGGATGATACCATCCATGCCTCCTCCTTGACCACTAAATCCTCTTTTCTTAAAAAAGGCAAACATGCAACATGATCTTAGTCTACAATTGAGGTGTTCACACTTCCTAACTTGGGATTTGATGAAAAACTGTCCAATTGGACGCCCCAAGCCTCAAGTTTACAGGAATTCATGAATCATATTTACCTAAGCATCAGATTCAAAAGACGCAAACttagaaattttttgaaatcttCCAATTTGAACAACTTTTGGACTCAACTATACACTAGCAGTGATGCTTGTTCCACATATTGagtaaataaattgattttccaGGACCCAACCATTAATTTTCCCATTATTGTAGAGCATGTTCTAGAAAGAGACTAGAAGATGAAGAACACTAATTTCATTGGTTCTGAGTTTCTTCATGGGCAAATTTAAGGATATGTTCCATTACCAGCACTGTCATGATCAGGATAAGATCCTGAAAACAATGATCTTGCAATTGGAGATACACTTGAAATTTGGTGGTTGTCTGAGGACTTCAAATTTGAGCCAGAAACACTGGAGGCAGAAGATACACTTCTTCGCAGCCCATTAGAACTGACCGATCTGCTTCTCAAACTATCTGGGGTATTCTCTGTGGAGCATGCTTTCCATGAATTTCTCAAAGGTACCTGGATGAAACACCATTTACAAGAATTGTAAGTGGAATAAATGTTGAATTGCAGTTGAAGGAGGGAAGAAAAATCCCATGGTTTTATTAGtctaaaaaatctaaaattttgagaacattGGATGCTTCCTCTTTTCACATTAGATGGCTATATTGATTCAATTTTACATATCAACAGGACACTTGTAATGAAAGGTACCATCTCCTTGATGAATAGGTAAGCTTATGCATGAGATAATACTgttcttttcttccctttcatgTGCTGAGTTAAAtgtggtgatgatgatgagtgATCTGTTGAACTTATTTGTGGCCTACTCTTTGAAGGAAGGTAACTCTGATCAGTAATTTTAGCTTACTCTAACCATTCAAATGTCTCAAGCTTTTCCAGAGTTAAAGACAAGCAGGTGAAGCCTAAACCCCTTGAGAACGTTTCTTCAGTGAGAAATTCTTAGGAACAAAGCTTGCCCATAGTGGcaagatgaaaatatcagtaagtTATCAATATTCTTGAGCTATTTTGGTGCTTATAATTTGAGTTTTTATTGGTAAGTATGGCATGCTATCAACAGAAGAACTTTCATGCTTCAATTCAAAGAggaaatcataaaaaatgaaccTGGGAGAATTTTCAAGATTCAGGTTTTTAGGTGAAAAACTAAGGACACTAACTTACTTCTATCTTTTGTGCTGTTCCCTTCAAAATAGCCAGCCTCCGCTCAAATGAGCTACCATGCATCTACAAGGGCAGAAAATTAGCTCAGAATTGTTCACTTAACTTCATATTACATGCATATCAGTCTAACAATCAGATTTTAAGACAGAAaacatgattatttttttcctcttctatgCCCCAAGTATCTATGTAAAATAACGTATCTAAATTGGTACTAAACTTCTTCAGAATATCTACAAGAGAGAGGAACAGATTAATCGAGCATCCTTCAGGAGTTGCTgacaaacttaatttttttcctgACATGCTTGTTGGTTCTGTTTCTAACAACAGTGCCCCAACCCACACATAACCATACTCATTTTATGTCATGTCTTACAAAAAAACATCACAACAGTGTCCATGTAACAGAGCCTACAATGAAGGGAAAATT
The sequence above is drawn from the Vitis riparia cultivar Riparia Gloire de Montpellier isolate 1030 chromosome 6, EGFV_Vit.rip_1.0, whole genome shotgun sequence genome and encodes:
- the LOC117916076 gene encoding non-specific phospholipase C1 — encoded protein: MASRRALLAAVVLLYLVFSSESLDFNIHGKYKIHGPIKTLVVLVMENRSFDHVLGWLKSARPEIDGLTGKESNRVNASDPDSPEIWVSDDALFVDSDPGHSFQAIREQVFGTGDWFQNPAPMSGFAQQAKNMSEGLSKTVMSGFKPAVLPVYTALANEFAVFDRWFAAVPASTQPNRFYVHSATSHGATSNVRKDLIHGFPQRTIFDSLDENDLSFGIYYQNIPATLFFKSLRKLKHVTRFHDYALKFKLHAKRGKLPNYVVIEQRYFDVKEFPANDDHPSHDVAIGQKFVKEVYEILRSSPQWKEMALLITYDEHGGFYDHVPTPVSGVPNPDGIIGPDPFYFRFDRLGVRVPTILVSPWIEKGTVIHEPTGPTPHSQFEHSSIPATVKKLFNLKSNFLTKRDAWAGTFENYFYFRDTPRDDCPETLPEITTPLRPRGPNEDLSLSEFQVELIQLASQLNGDYVLNTYPYIGKSMTVGEANRYAEDAVRRFLEAGKAALRAGANDSAIVTMRPSLTSRTMGPDYKKYVETQ
- the LOC117916077 gene encoding ammonium transporter 1 member 3 codes for the protein MEVSWEASVTDSINTVYLLFSAYLVFVMQLGFAMLCAGSVRAKNAMNIMLTNVVDAVVGSISYYFFGFAFAFGSGSASNPFIGTDYFALKDIPNSTYDYSYFLYQWAFAIAVAGITSGSIAERTQFSAYLIFSFFLTGFVYPVVVHWLWSSNGWLSPSSSNLLFGSGAIDFAGSGVVHLVGGIAGLWGAFIEGPRVGRFDAFGKPVPMRGHNATLVVLGTFLLWFGWFGFNPGSFDKILVSYPTTTDQGNWTAVGRTAVTTTLAGSAAGIATLFGRRLIVGHWDALDVCNGVLGGFVAITSGCSVVEPWAAIVCGFFSAWVLIGLNILALKLGFDDPLEATQLHGGCGAWGLIFTGLFAKEEFVVQAYDSGESGVVRPYGLFMGGGWGLIGCQVVEVLAIICWVSITMGPLFYALHKLKILRISTEEEVAGLDISSHGGYAYVAHPDEGHPRFYADYMRLQDQRT